A region of Argentina anserina chromosome 5, drPotAnse1.1, whole genome shotgun sequence DNA encodes the following proteins:
- the LOC126794289 gene encoding glycine-rich RNA-binding protein 3, mitochondrial isoform X1 → MAFLSKFSNILKQTATRQLGSELAPSRPSLFQAIRCMTTGQSSKLFIGGVSFQSDEQSLREEFAKYGEVVDVRIITDRDTGRSRGFGFVTYTSSEEASSAIQALDGQELHGRRVRVNYATDRPRPSYGGGGGYGGGGGYGGGGGGYGGGGYGGGGGGYGGDSYGSGNTGGGYGGSGVGYNSSGSGNYATQNTFDSASTGGFGATDNSFSAGGAQFGEDKSGFDEPLEGNSRDDDHTTDFEKRA, encoded by the exons ATGGCGTTCTTGAGTAAATTCAGCAATATACTTAAGCAGACTGCGACCAGGCAGCTCGGATCTGAATTGGCTCCTTCCAGGCCGTCGCTCTTTCAGGCCATAAGATGCATGACAACTGGGCAAAGCTCTAAGCTATTTATTGGAG GTGTTTCATTTCAGAGTGATGAACAAAGCTTGAGGGAAGAGTTTGCCAAATATGGTGAAGTTGTTGATG TAAGAATCATCACAGACCGTGACACTGGTAGATCGAGAGGCTTTGGATTTGTTACTTACACTTCCAGCGAGGAGGCATCAAGTGCCATCCAGGCGTTGGACGGTCAA GAGCTTCATGGACGCCGTGTAAGGGTGAATTATGCTACTGATAGGCCTCGTCCTAGCTATGGAGGTGGCGGTGGCTATGGAGGAGGTGGTGGCTATGGgggaggaggtggtggttATGGTGGCGGTGGATAtggtggtggcggtggtggTTATGGAGGTGACAGCTACGGCTCTGGAAACACTGGTGGTGGATACGGCGGAAGTGGAGTTGGTTACAACAGCAGTGGCAGTGGAAATTATGCTACTCAAAACACTTTTGACAGTGCTAGTACCGGTGGTTTTGGTGCTACTGACAACAGCTTTTCTGCTGGTGGAGCTCAATTTGGAGAGGACAAAAGTGGTTTCGATGAGCCACTAGAAGGAAACAGTAGAGATGATGACCACACCACAGACTTCGAGAAAAGGGCCTGA
- the LOC126794289 gene encoding glycine-rich RNA-binding protein 3, mitochondrial isoform X2, whose product MAFLSKFSNILKQTATRQLGSELAPSRPSLFQAIRCMTTGQSSKLFIGGVSFQSDEQSLREEFAKYGEVVDVRIITDRDTGRSRGFGFVTYTSSEEASSAIQALDGQELHGRRVRVNYATDRPRPSYGGGGYGGGGYGGGGGGYGGDSYGSGNTGGGYGGSGVGYNSSGSGNYATQNTFDSASTGGFGATDNSFSAGGAQFGEDKSGFDEPLEGNSRDDDHTTDFEKRA is encoded by the exons ATGGCGTTCTTGAGTAAATTCAGCAATATACTTAAGCAGACTGCGACCAGGCAGCTCGGATCTGAATTGGCTCCTTCCAGGCCGTCGCTCTTTCAGGCCATAAGATGCATGACAACTGGGCAAAGCTCTAAGCTATTTATTGGAG GTGTTTCATTTCAGAGTGATGAACAAAGCTTGAGGGAAGAGTTTGCCAAATATGGTGAAGTTGTTGATG TAAGAATCATCACAGACCGTGACACTGGTAGATCGAGAGGCTTTGGATTTGTTACTTACACTTCCAGCGAGGAGGCATCAAGTGCCATCCAGGCGTTGGACGGTCAA GAGCTTCATGGACGCCGTGTAAGGGTGAATTATGCTACTGATAGGCCTCGTCCTAGCTATGGAG gtggtggttATGGTGGCGGTGGATAtggtggtggcggtggtggTTATGGAGGTGACAGCTACGGCTCTGGAAACACTGGTGGTGGATACGGCGGAAGTGGAGTTGGTTACAACAGCAGTGGCAGTGGAAATTATGCTACTCAAAACACTTTTGACAGTGCTAGTACCGGTGGTTTTGGTGCTACTGACAACAGCTTTTCTGCTGGTGGAGCTCAATTTGGAGAGGACAAAAGTGGTTTCGATGAGCCACTAGAAGGAAACAGTAGAGATGATGACCACACCACAGACTTCGAGAAAAGGGCCTGA